The sequence ctaatttattaaaggaaacctaccaccgtggatctacctattaaggtagatcgggtggtaggcgcCTCTAtgagacgtgaggatagcccttttaagggctaatcctcatgccccctttatctttttaaaacttttattgggataatatgcaaattttcaaaagaggttactggggcgtggagtagctggagctgaggctacacggcgctgcAACTCCATGCACCTGTAGtctcttgcgttccgcctacccGGACTTCTTCAGCAAGCAGCTCCTGAtagctgcgcacactcgtctgCAAACCTGGGTTCTGCGCAGGtttgaagccagagctactgcgcatgcgcagaaccctggCTCTACAAGGAGCGTTGCGCTGAAGAGGCCAGGATAGGCAGAACTCAACAGGCTACTGGGgtatggagtagccgcgacgtgtagcctcagctccggctacttcaccccccagtagcctcttttgaaaATTTGCATACTAGCccaacaaaattttttaaaagataaaggggaggtgaggattagcccatcatgtgatctctaactagagattgttcatggacagttagaaatcacatgaccctccatctgcggccattttatggccaggaatgtgtggctgatgaggtaaaatacaggatgCTTTACTTGTCAtaccaagaaagcagagcagaacttttaccaatgtatattggtaaattgactaatatcctgacccccacacattacaaaaaacatgaggaataGTTGCCAACCCCTTAactccttctgatcctccttgagatggttctactccttcattggagtccagctgtgttaaataaattgattggacttgattaggataggcacacacctgtctatataaaacctcacagtgcatgtcagaacacatgagaatcatgagatctAAGGAACTTTTCAAGCTCAGAgaaagaattgtggcaaggctcacatctggccaaggttacaaaattatTTCGACTTGTCCATCCAGGCAAATTAAGCAATCgtggaagaagagccttggtgagagaaggTAAAGAATAACCGCAAGATCACTGTGCAGTAGTTGCTCAgtagtcaactatcactgcagccctccaccagtcggggctttatggcagagtttgccgacagaagcctctcctcagtgcaagacaaatGAAAGCCATGGTTTGCAAAACAACCCATGAAGGACTTCCAgaatatgagaaataagattttctggtctgatgagacaaagattgaactttttggtgttaatactAAGCaggatgtgtggagaaaacccggCACTGCTCATTAActgtcaaatacaatcccaacagtgacacatggcgattgcagcatcatgctgtggaggtgttttttagctgcagggacaggacgactggttgcaattgaaaatTGATAAATGCGGCCAAGGACAGAGAtattctggatgaaaacctcttccagagtgctatggacctcagactgggctgaaggttcaccttccagtaAGAcattgaccctaagcacacagctaaaataacaaagcagtggcttcagaacaactgtgttaaaggggggctctgttggacattttttttttaaagggggggctctgctggacattttatttatgagGGGGtgttgcatttcccaccctaggcttataccggAGTCAATAAttgttcccatttttttgtgccaaaattagGTGCTCGGCTTCTACTGGGATCTCCTTATATTCCAATATACACggcagcaaaaatatctacatgtctgtttttttctgtcaagatcgggtatagagtgtacattaatgagcaaaaataaaataacttttttatcttaccaactggctgcaatgaaacaaagagtaaaaaatttaaagtggtctgaatactttctttaCCCACTGTATATAATTCCCCATGTCAGTCCAATTCTGGAGACTCCACATTTGTACAAGTTTTAAAAAACAAGTTTATTGAGTTTTGTACAATGAATACTCATAATAATTTAATATTTAAGGTGTGAGTGGATTTTTTTTGAAGGGCAACTTATAGCATTTTGGGGTTataatcttaataataataataataatctttatttatatagcgccatcaaattccatagctctTAAAAATCATAGggggcatatacaaatataatattacattacaaacagtcatatggaacaatagaagtgagggccctctttgtttttggataattttttgttttgttttcttgtgCACTTGCTAAAAACAAATATATTACTGATTCTTTTTCTTGCTGTAATTTTGTAACTTATTTTGAAAttcatttaactttttttcagaGTTTAATTAGTCAATCGTGGACGTAAACATGTGATCATTGGATTGCTTATTTATGCAAAGTACTGCTCTAGTAGTGCAGTCTATTATAAACTGTCAGTATTACTGTCTGACAGCATATGAAACCCTTCCTCTTCCAAATGATGAGTACTTCACTTACTGTTCCTCTGTCAGCACCCCACAGCACAATTGCAGGGTGCCATTTGACTGGAGGATAGTCAGGTAAGTAAGTAGAGTACCTACCTTTGCAATGCAACCCATTGAAATGCTGCAGTCACTATGGCACACCATTTTCTTTCTGTTACCTACATCATGAGATATTCTTTTTACTTCCAACATAGATGCCTCCTGAGTGCTTTGAGAAAGTGAAAGTTCTTCACAGTAATAACAAAATCTTGTCCAGAAATCTAAAGAATGTATTTGTAGAGAGAATATGTTCCAGTCCATTAAAGAGGCTGTGATCGGATGTCAGCTCAGTTCTCATGGTTTAACTGATCGTTTTCGGACAGACGTGCCTTGTTTTCCTGGTACTGTTTAGAGAAAAATTGGAAGAAATATAATTTCTGGTGGCATCTATGATATGATGAGTAAGTATAAGCAAATAAACAGAATACAGCAACACTTTGCAGAGAAAGCTAAGATATATGTAAATATAGAAAATCTGAAATAGATATTTCTCTATGTAAAATGTGAGGTTCTAATGAACATGTGATTAAACTTCCACTGCAAGGTGACCTTTGCAGTCCTTTTCCATTTTTTAGTTGGAAATAATTTCATAATGAAGAAcaattaaaacaaacaaaaaaagcatgtgcagtttgcctgtgtagtgtgctagGGTCCCAGATTCATGAAGTGTGGCGCCCATTCTTTATGCCCCGACCAAAAGTTATTTTTGGGGCACCGTTAACATGaggcgtgcgacacacttctgtcagactttccaTGTTAATTATAGCGcactgtccgactgagcaccggaacacccccttcagtgacaaaatttgtgttgtgtgaagactagtgcagccgtgccacaaaagggttgtatgCGATACATATGtggtcagacacttcttaaatacaagcATTTTGCATATGAAAGAATGTGAAAAGTCTGACaggcgcaaggtccttagtaaatgtgacccactgACGTCACTGGGACCAGCTAATAATCTTACCTGAATGATGACTTTCCAACACTTCCCTGGTAATAGATGTTTGCTGAGAAAATCACTGTTACTTCTGACCTCAGCTTACGTATATCCCAAAAGACACACCTAAATCTTTTCTAACCAATCTTATATTCTACCCACTTAAAACTTATGCATTGCATATGCAATTAGGGTAATTATTTATACATAAATGGTAAAAGTTGCAAATTGTTTGGTTGTCACTTTTACAAAAGAATGAAGAAAAAGATTAATGTCAATGTCAAAATAGCTTGAAATACAAGATGCAACATTGTTACTGCTTTGCGCCCTTATAATCTAGTGTGTGATAAGGAATTCACAACCGCTCTTTTCTGTTGTATGTTATCACTTCTATTTCTTATGTAATTCAATGGATCCCTTTTCTGTAAGGGTTCTTTTTCTGTTTTCTCATGTTTTACCTTCAGGAGGAGTGGAAATGACAACAGTAGATTTTCTGTTAGACTTTTTCGATTTCAATTTACGACCAGAGTCCTTGGATTCTCCCCAGTTTCCCAATTTTGCTACAAAAAAATTGTAAGATTACACAAAGATATTCAGACTGTAGCACTGTACCATTCATAGACCGCCATATTTTACCAATAGTTTTTTTCTTTAGAGAAATATTTACATTGTAGTCATTTTTATACTATTTAAAAGCAAAGCAATAAgttaacatattgggggtcatttactaagggcccaattcgcgttttccccacgtgttacccaaatttttccgatttgcgacgatttttccttaattgccccgggttttttggcgcacgcgatcggattgtggcgcatcggagtcggcatgcatgcaacggaaattgggggccgaatgaaaatccgacggattcggagaaaccgccgcatttttaaaaaaaaaagtgttgctggacaggcgcgtaccttcacccagcaacggatcatgaactccggcggacctcggcggacttcagcgcagcagtgacacctggtggacgttggagtaACTGCCTTAGTTTATCGCCTGAAGACCCAaacccaccgcagagaatgcgccgctggatcgcgaatggaccgggtaagtaaatctgccccattgccatGCAATTTTCAGTCTAAGTAGGTTGTATTGGAAGCAGTGAATGAGAACATTGCAAACAGATTTATTAAAAGACCAAAGCCACATTAATACATATGATGGTCATAGAACTGTCTCAAGGAGCCTTCCTAATGATAAAGCACCCTGCTTTGTGTGATACAAAATAAATTAATGCTGTAATCTTAAaattgctgtgattttttttaataaaaattgaataggAAAATTCTTTTAGCCCAAACATTACAACAACTTAAGAGACTTATTTTATGAGAAAGTAGACACTTAGAATACGAGATTCCAAATGTTACTTACTAGGATCAGGAAGCAAGAGttttccttacagagactttacaATTAAAGCCgacttgtaggcgtgtggagacttttagccattgatgctccactaggggattctgggaaatatgcaaatacaatttttcaggatgggacaaagaaaaacaatgcctcttGTTGCTACCTTGTGAGGCAGCTCCCTTTAACATTAAGCATGACTGACATGTGGGATTTAAACCAAAGCAGTAATTctatccagaaggaacagattcccaaactGTATACAGAGCTGTTTTGAGAATGTTTTGTCTCAGCCAAactctacgctgtactgaagagacaaaGCCAtgtggaaacagtgctgtctacagttgggaatctgtttcttcttgaatagatatgctggtttggctttaatcccacatcatgtcattaggcttcctaaaagtcatgctttATGCTAAGGGAGCTgcttttcaaggtagcaaaaagaagcAATGTATtctttgtcccatcctggaaaacacatttgcatattttcttgATAACGTCTATAACAGTGTACAAAACGATACATTCGTACATAGGCGGCAGAATCCAACATGTAAAATAAATTGACCAGCTATTCCTATCCATAATAAACAGACACAAAGTCCTTGATTTAACCACAAAATCCCAtaacaaaacaaagaaaacactCAGTTTTTTTATTCTAGATATGAAACCAGGAGAGATGATATGTAAATCACATGCAGGTCAGACTAAACAGACTGTTTGCCTCGGGGAGGATAGTTGGCATTGTACAAATATAATAGCAGTACAATGAATACTATAACGTTACAATCCTCTCCTTTCCTGTAGAGGGCGATATTATTCATTCACAGTAACCACCGCAGCTTCCTGTCTGTCTACAGATTAAAAGTGCCTTAGTTGGCTCCGGGACAAGAAACTTTCCTACTTCCCACCAGATACACACATACTTCTCATTTATAGGCATAACCTACCCATCGCTTCTGGTATCTTTCCGTGATGAAGTATTACATACAATTACAGTCATTGAATCAACACTTTAATCTGACATTTCTCAGCTCGCTTTCCTGCGAATTTCTAGCGAGGGGACTTGCTTGGGTCCATTCTCCACTAAGCTGCAATCAACTGGTTGAATAATTTTATTGGTTTCCTATTAAACTTACATACACCACAAGCAAACAATTAGtttaataaaaattgtaatattCATTACGCTTCTATTATTCCACAATTTCAAGATTTCTGCCCCTTATTTATTTTAAGACAGTAGCCTACTATATATTGGATACAATGGAAGCATTATAtggattgaaaaaaaatatatatgtgttttgtggatgtatatttaataaatattctCTTCTTTAGGAATTTCTTGGAGGTTATTGACAACTGAAGAAGAGCCTAGTGTTACAGTGTTTAGAATGTTTTGTGCGGAATTCATTTTTTTGGAGGCCCATTAAATTTAAgtggattaatagagaaattgTTTGTGAAATATAGAGTTACCAGGGCATAGCCTTACCTAAAAATTTGCTATTTACAATGGTATCATCATTCAGTAATGGGGTAAATATGACATCTGACGAGTCTGAGGACCCTGGAAAAAGAGAAATGATGTGGAGtgaaatgaaaaagttatcagctcACTGTAAATTATCACTTACTGATGATGAATATGAGAACCCGATCCACTTAACGAACACCAAGTTCTATACTCCAAGGCGTGAAACATAAGCTCTTGGGCCTATTTTTAATCAATTATTAGCGTGGTACTGTACAATGCCCCATTTTAATTGTACATTTACTCTGATTTGTAAAGTGCCACTAAATatcttaatgtaatgtaaaatgtaaaGTGTAGATGATTATTGATTTAATTCCTCTGGAGAAGGCAGGGGACATCACTGGAGcaaaatacacacattacacagttatAAATGGTCCTTATTAGTATTCTGTACTTAAaccttacattgatgtcaatactTACTGGTCACAGCAAGCAGGACACAGGTCTCCCTTTCAAGGAGGATCTCATTGGCATAGCGTTGCTGGTTCTCTACAAGGTTCTTCACTTGTCCAGTGTCATCTGCAAGTTCTATTTCTCCTGTAGTACACAAGTTGACTATTCATCAGGACAGTTCTAACATTATAAATAATGAtaattgtaataaatatatataatttataatatatgtataagCATACATTAAGAAATGTTTGGGGGACTGAGTTTAGACAAGCACTtgataatggatccatggagaaGCTCCAACGTTGTGTTTTTGTACATTTGActcatgggtgaataaagaaatTTTCACTTTTGTAAAAAGTGCTGCTTCCATTGACATCGTTTGGGAACCACCGTCTTTGTTGCGATAGTCGTTCCTCATaaagtcatcagggagcggcaattggttgccatgacagactTGGGTGTTTGTAAGACACAAGGCTATATGGCAGGAGTGTCATTTTCACCAGGAGACTCATTTTCACCAGGGGCCACATCAGCCTTATGGTGGCCGAATGTCAATACAGCAATACCATCACAATGAGCCCTTTGAGAGCAACCAGAATGCTGAACATATCATCAAAAAAACAAGCACAACAATTcagctacaggcggtcccctacttaagaacacctgacttacatacgacccctagttacaaatggacctctggatgttggcaatttactgtactttaaccttagggtaCAAtacacagctgtaacagttatcacatgtgtctgtaatgaagatttattgttaatccttattcttatgacaatccaacacttttaaaatccaattgtcacagagaccaaaaaaaaatttggctgggggttacaatgataaagtatacagactttacatacttacatacatacttacatacaaattcaacttaagaacaaaccaacagaccttatcttgtatgtaacccggggactgcctgtatattaaaattAAGGTTTTAGACTTGCCTATTTTGTGGGGTAGCTATCTCTCACAAGGCTATCTTTGAATGAACATCTTGGTTGCCCCTAGAATCATGCACAATGGGTACAGGACTGTGTAACTTTTGATCCTACTGACaattacatttatatataataGTTTCAGTGAACCAAATAGGAAACATTATTCATATTAAtcattatttatacatttttattttgggtaTTGCCTCTTGTAGTCTGAGACTCTTATAGTCCCCTTATGTTTATCActctattttttttcattattagtcATAATTTGCTAATACAGTGACAATGTG comes from Engystomops pustulosus chromosome 6, aEngPut4.maternal, whole genome shotgun sequence and encodes:
- the LOC140135276 gene encoding uncharacterized protein CXorf65-like isoform X1 produces the protein MLSLLLLPLLISIVTSSGAAITITSFRYTAEMFVTVLYGDSEEMLFNINCKVQLLLESIKHSCHYEYEGEIELADDTGQVKNLVENQQRYANEILLERETCVLLAVTRSSDSSDVIFTPLLNDDTIVNSKFLAKLGNWGESKDSGRKLKSKKSNRKSTVVISTPPEVPGKQGTSVRKRSVKP
- the LOC140135276 gene encoding uncharacterized protein isoform X2, coding for MLSLLLLPLLISIVTSSGAAITITSFRYTAEMFVTVLYGDSEEMLFNINCKVQLLLESIKHSCHYEYEGEIELADDTGQVKNLVENQQRYANEILLERETCVLLAVTTKLGNWGESKDSGRKLKSKKSNRKSTVVISTPPEVPGKQGTSVRKRSVKP